Proteins encoded within one genomic window of Bradyrhizobium sp. 186:
- a CDS encoding TerB family tellurite resistance protein, whose protein sequence is MSDANHSNPIEITEPSSLNEQAAVALVIAGALVAVADRRVSPVERDEVVRFIRDRKLAPHVTDDRLFAIFDELAERLEEPDFANVVIDTLRPVSDLPLSTHLMDLSERVAAADEDVHPHEVQAIKLLRLLTLVLPRAKQVGPNVARAEQRAAFAE, encoded by the coding sequence ATTCAAACCCGATCGAGATCACCGAACCGTCCAGCCTCAACGAGCAGGCTGCGGTGGCGCTTGTGATCGCCGGTGCGCTCGTTGCGGTCGCCGACCGCCGGGTCTCGCCGGTCGAGCGCGACGAGGTGGTCCGCTTCATCAGGGATCGCAAGCTGGCGCCGCACGTCACCGACGACCGGCTGTTCGCAATATTTGATGAACTGGCGGAACGGCTCGAGGAGCCGGACTTTGCAAATGTGGTGATCGATACGCTGCGTCCGGTCTCGGACCTGCCGCTATCGACTCACCTGATGGACCTGTCGGAGCGCGTCGCCGCCGCGGACGAGGATGTGCATCCTCACGAAGTGCAGGCGATCAAGCTGTTGCGCCTGCTGACGCTGGTGTTACCGCGCGCCAAGCAGGTCGGCCCCAATGTCGCGCGCGCCGAACAGCGTGCAGCCTTCGCGGAGTGA